From the genome of Monomorium pharaonis isolate MP-MQ-018 chromosome 1, ASM1337386v2, whole genome shotgun sequence:
ATCACCATCTCCTTATCTGACGTCGCCCGACTTTTTCTTATGAATATACCTGAAATAACAACAACGTTGGCGTTTGCTTGTACACGACAATTTTCAGGTATATTCATAAGAAAAAGTCGGGCGACGTCAGATAAGGAGATGGTGATAATCTTACAGGGACATACAGAGGGATATGATAATAATGCACAAATGGTTATTATACTTACTAAAGGAAAAATCTGTATACAAATTATCAATTGTATCCCTTCATTATCGCTCAAGGATTTTGCAACtacggaaaaaataattccagACTATTCACCCTCGGAGATCATTGATATTATTCTCATTCTTGGAGAATGTCATTTAAATTATCACGAAGCTTCGCGAGTTTACCGAGATCGGTATCCTGAAAGGGAAAGACACCCCAATCCTGCTTTAATCCGAAACCTCGAACGAAGAGCTCGTGAAGGTGATCTCAAACGTAAAAGGAAAGATCATGTGTATGATGAAAATGACAATCGTGTGGTCACGCTCCTGGCAGCAATTCATCTCAATCCTCATGTTAGTCAACGGATTTTGGCAAGGGAACTAGGTATTCCAAGATCAACAATTAGGAGGATTATGAAGAAACTTAAATACCATCCCTACCACATAACGTTGACACAAGCTCTGAGTCAAAGGGATATGCAATTGCGTATCCAATTTTGTCAATGGGCACAACAAATGATCAGAgctgaacaaaattttttcaattttgtcatGTTCTCTGATGAGtcgacatttaaaaataatggtgAGCTAAATAGGCATAATTGTCACTATTGGTCAGATGTTAATCCCCATTGGCATAGACCAATAGATAATCAGAATCGTTGGAGTATCAATGTTTGGTGCGGAATTGTGAATGGGTATTTGATTGGTCCCTATTTCTTTGACGGAAATGTCAACGGGGAAAACTTTCTGGCATTTCTTAGAGATGATTTACCACAATTACTTGAAAACGTTGACCTGCAAACACGCCAGAGGTTATGGATACAACTCGATGGCGCGCCACCTCACTATACAAGATATGTGAGAGATTACCTGAATGAAACGTATAATGACAGATGGATTGGACGAGGTGGCCCCGTCGCGTGGCCTGCACGATCTCCTGATCTGACGTCGCCCGACTTTTTCTTATGGGGATACCTGAAAAATGTCGTGTACGAGCAAACGCCTACAACAAGAGAAAATATGATAGAAAGGATACGAGAAGCTTGCAGAAGAATAACGCGCGATATGTTACTCAAGACAGTAAGACATTTCCAAGATAGGTTGGCATTATGTATCCAAGCCAATGGAGACAACTTCGAACAATTGATtcgataaatctttattgacTGGATCATTCTCGATTTTGCCTTCGGTGGCGGGATTCTTCTTGATCTTACTTTAGTTGACAGAACCATCAAcgatcttgccttgactggctggatccgtgttcgtatcttgccttgactggctggatccgcgttcgtatcttgccttgactggctggatcagtgttcgtatcttgccttgactggctggatccgcgttcgtatcttgccttgactggctggatccgcgttcgtatcttgccttgactggctggatccgcgttcgtatcttgccttgattAGTCGGAGCATGTAAAATAAGACTATCGGAAAGTGAATATTTTAagagatattttgtatttttatcaaaatgttaCAACTTTCGAGCTTTATAACTCGAAAAGTACacaatgaaaatacatttgactGTAGTGTTTTGGAAAGCTCTCGAGGTCAGCTacaagaatatgtaataaaaaatagggggttccatttaaaaaaattgaggtgACCTTCACGTGACCCTCAAATGATTATCCAAGGTCAAACCAATGGCACCATCTTATAGCCCCTTCGAAACCATGCAACACATGTCTGAACcatttttcgatatttcgcttagtttacgagaaaattgactgtattttttaaaatggcccaccctgtatataacaaaattagcatatatatacgtatgtgcctacgtacattttcattgttacaaatgcgaaaataaattaatatgaagcaaaatattttttaacatttataactgcaaatacaatataacaaaatatataatatcaagaggaaaatataaaatataaactgctattatataaatataataactatttgcataattatattatttacactatatgcacgtagcacgctctgataataaagataatataagtatataatttaatttaatttgaagtttaaaaatacatttatacggatgtatatatacattttgcatacgacacggacaaataactttaatatcactGTTGATAAagggaccggttgttttcgcgcaagcgcatcacgtgaggcttcagtaaaatatctattagtaataggaaggagatctttgatcATACATCTTGCACATGACACTAACGTATAAATATAGCAACAGTGATAGACAGAtcggttgttctcgcgcaggcgtgaggcttcaataaagcatctattagtaataggaaggagatatttgatccccatacaattttttgcaaatttataaagacgtgaacacatttcacatattaaacacgcatgtatattttctcgtattaaatagaataatttataaatattgtattttatttgataaatactggtaagattttttgcaaaattgtatggggaccaaacatctccttcctattactaatagatactttattgaagcctcacgccTGCGCAAGAACAACCAATCCGTCTATCATTGTTGCTAAATTTATACGCCGGTGTCGTGTGCAAAATGTATTGCATATATACAttcgtataaatatataaaggagAAGCTGCCGTTTCAGTTCGTAGTTGGTAATGTGAACAAGTATATTGGATAGTGTATTGTCACAAGTATTGTTCTTTCGTGAACATGTAAGTAtctgcttttaatttattactcttTACTCTCTTAATGTGTGCCGTTTAATTCTGTCATTGTCATTCATTTTTTGTCATCTTTCATATTATTCTCCGATttcatatttctaaaaaaattattttttagagcaATTTTCATAACAATAAATGTTGTAATTGATGTTGTGATTaattctacatattttttgtaatcatCTGTATTAGCACAACTATTtcgtttacaaaattattttttatttactttaaatgtcaaatatttattttaatgtcttgACTGTAGTCTccctataattattattcagttTTAATGACTTAATTCATTttgacttattattttttttttatcaagagaGTTTGAAACGACATAACTATCATAGAAACTCtagtagaaatatttttacaattttttacgcaAAAAATGCGAAgactacaattttttatgatttaactATAACTTTGTACAATACATCTACTTCATTTTTATGTCAAACAACGCGATTTGGGccatgtttataatttttcatagatttacgtagaaaaatttatggaaAACTGCAAACATCTatgaaaatttacaaacatttatgaaaaattacaaacatctatgaaaagtataatttttcgtAGATGCgttgtaatattatagaaaattacaattttctatgcaaatctataaaatattacaagcaTGGCCCAAATCGCGTTGTTTGACATACAAATAATGTATCGTACAAAGttgtaattatatcataaaaattgtggtgtttgcattttttgcgtaaaaaatttaaaaaatatttttattagtggtATTAACGTATTCAATTCTAATATTAgatatgttgtaaaaatataaaaataatgataaaaatattataagtatatatattacatgcgatcataaaaatattcgtaAAATGTTGTAGATAGTTGTGAATAGTTGTGATTTTTACAACAATGTACAACTTCTACAATTAATTACGTCGCTCATGAAAGTGCtcgtaaaaaattgtagaaactcaaaaatactatattaattacaaattgtcatgaatttttacaatttttattaatttgtagaaAGTTTTgatttgttgtaaaaaattttaattttttatagaaatgcataaaaaattgtaaaaatatttccaccAGGGAAGACAATTCtatttattgattatgaagtgtattattttttacatataataaaagattgagatatatatttaattttaatatttcagaatgCTGCAATTTAATCCATataatgtgatatttttactCGCTATAACTTTCAATGGTTTGGATTATCCGAACACTCCGATAACATCGCAGGAAAGACGAGtgaatgaaaaaattgaacatatgctattagaaataaaaaatgaagaacaatttcaattagaagaggaagaaactttagatttttatGATGAGTATGAGGTGCCAGAAGCGGAAAAAGTTGATTTATTAGAAGCggatgaagaaaaaatctattttccaGAAGAAGTTATTTGTGATTCAGTTgaaaaaacaatatcaaatGACTATAAGAGGCAAGCTGTGGAATACTGGAAAAGTGGTAAGACAAAACCAAGATCGCTTGAAGGAGTTAAGCAAAAATTTAGACAAGTTACATCGATACGACAATTACGACGATGGGAAAACTATTTCATCCAAGGTGGTAGTAGgccagaaaaattaaaaaaaatttctcaatacACATTAGACCATTTTAATGAAGCacttgaaagaaaaatcatcATTCATGACATTGACATCGCTCGATGGGCTTCTCAAGcacaaaatgaagaaaatgtgGCAGGATTTAAAGCTTCAGAGAAATGGgtacaaagatttaaaaaagcacataatattgtatctagaaaaataacaaaatttgttacaaaaaagtcTCTATTATCAAAACctgatttagaaaataaatgcgAGACATTTATTGcaaacgtaaaatattatattaatcgatttggcgtggaaaatatttataattcagaTCAGAGTGGATTTCAGTTAGAATTTCATTCTGGTCGTACTTTAGCTCAAAAAGGTATTAAAAACGTAGAATCTACAGTACAGTCTATATCAGCAACCACGCATAGCTATACAATTCAACCGACTATTTCGGCTGATGGTAGATTATTATCACCTCTTTTCatagtattaaaagaaattacagGAACATTTGGTCCGAGAGTACAAGAAACATTATTCAACGCGCCTAATATCTTTGTTACGGCTTCAAAGTCAGGCAAATTAACATCAAATCATGTAAAAACTTGGCTAAAGGAAGTATTTTTTCCGAATGTCGGGCCACAATCAGTATTGTTGTTAGATTCGTGGAGTGGACATTGTCCTAACATAGTTTCAGAAACTAAACCAGATTCTGCAACAGATATTGTTTTCCTAACTATTCCAGCCGGTACAACGGGAAAAATACAGCCATTAGACGTATACGGATTTCGATTGTGgaagaatttcattaaatacttttctgaTACTATTATGTTGTTAAATCTGGCTTTAGATCttcataatagaaataatatcttgaaattacAATCATTAACACACCATCAATTCTCGTCGCCCaggtttcaaaatatatttaaatatgcgtGGACTAAAAGTGGGTACGTAGAGAATGCATACGATGAATACCTGCAAGTTATACCGATAGAATTTGAAACACCAGTagacttttgttttaaaaagaattctaaagTAAAATGCGATCTTTGTGACGAAATAGCCATTATAACTTGTTCTTGGTGTAGAAAATCGCTttgtataacacattttttccaCGAACATCATCTTTGTAATGAATATGTGCCATAAATATAAGACATTTATAAACATGTTTGGTAAGATTTTAGCAGTTTTCCTTACCcatgcaataaatattggtattcttttatttctgtttaataaaaattttatattggtaaaattatatttgtaacaattatttcaacctcttttcacttttcctttatttatactttcatttttatttaataatattttttaattaatatttcaaacttattaaattatatattatattatctttattatcagagcgtgctacgtgcatatagtgtaaataatataattatgcaaatagttattatatttatataatagcagtttatattttatattttcctcttgatattatatattttgttatattgtatttgcagttataaatgt
Proteins encoded in this window:
- the LOC118646659 gene encoding uncharacterized protein LOC118646659, producing the protein MVIILQGHTEGYDNNAQMVIILTKGKICIQIINCIPSLSLKDFATTEKIIPDYSPSEIIDIILILGECHLNYHEASRVYRDRYPERERHPNPALIRNLERRAREGDLKRKRKDHVYDENDNRVVTLLAAIHLNPHVSQRILARELGIPRSTIRRIMKKLKYHPYHITLTQALSQRDMQLRIQFCQWAQQMIRAEQNFFNFVMFSDESTFKNNGELNRHNCHYWSDVNPHWHRPIDNQNRWSINVWCGIVNGYLIGPYFFDGNVNGENFLAFLRDDLPQLLENVDLQTRQRLWIQLDGAPPHYTRYVRDYLNETYNDRWIGRGGPVAWPARSPDLTSPDFFLWGYLKNVVYEQTPTTRENMIERIREACRRITRDMLLKTVRHFQDRLALCIQANGDNFEQLIR
- the LOC118646325 gene encoding uncharacterized protein LOC118646325, whose product is MLQFNPYNVIFLLAITFNGLDYPNTPITSQERRVNEKIEHMLLEIKNEEQFQLEEEETLDFYDEYEVPEAEKVDLLEADEEKIYFPEEVICDSVEKTISNDYKRQAVEYWKSGKTKPRSLEGVKQKFRQVTSIRQLRRWENYFIQGGSRPEKLKKISQYTLDHFNEALERKIIIHDIDIARWASQAQNEENVAGFKASEKWVQRFKKAHNIVSRKITKFVTKKSLLSKPDLENKCETFIANVKYYINRFGVENIYNSDQSGFQLEFHSGRTLAQKGIKNVESTVQSISATTHSYTIQPTISADGRLLSPLFIVLKEITGTFGPRVQETLFNAPNIFVTASKSGKLTSNHVKTWLKEVFFPNVGPQSVLLLDSWSGHCPNIVSETKPDSATDIVFLTIPAGTTGKIQPLDVYGFRLWKNFIKYFSDTIMLLNLALDLHNRNNILKLQSLTHHQFSSPRFQNIFKYAWTKSGYVENAYDEYLQVIPIEFETPVDFCFKKNSKVKCDLCDEIAIITCSWCRKSLCITHFFHEHHLCNEYVP